The Virgibacillus phasianinus genome includes a window with the following:
- the pknB gene encoding Stk1 family PASTA domain-containing Ser/Thr kinase encodes MLNGRLLNERYKIKNTIGGGGMANVYLARDIILERDVALKVLRLEYANDDEFIARFDREAQSATSLSHPNIVNIFDVGEEDHILYMVMEYVDGMTLKEYIQKYGPINVDEALDIMKQISSAIGHAHANNIVHRDIKPQNILIDSYGQVKVTDFGIAVALSATALTQTNSILGSVHYLSPEQARGGMATKKSDIYSLGIVLFELLTARLPFSGQSPVSIALKHLQTDTPSVRRFNQDVPQSVENIVLKATSKDPFNRYETVYDMEDALSTALDPDKLNEAKFVPPMGVGEETKAIPIITDNQIHDNNQNTIVHQTNGATKSYAGDNNGEPTEKKKPKKKKKKDKKKNKKNGKKKKVLWITIILFILLASGVAALFIVPKLLQPGDVVIPDVKGMEYEKAVDKLQKLNLKTDREKAFSDDVEKGYVISTDPSTDSEVKEESTVTLVVSEGKETVAFDDYVGRDYSQIKKLLEDKGFDVKAYEKTSEATPGEIVSQIQPSPDSEVVPSETTVIFEISSGPELITLNNLQGMTQDEAVGYLEEQGLVANIIEEYSESTTEGEVTRQEPESGAELEEGETVNVYVSKGPEEKPPVSHTVTFTVPYNPDLPPDEGNKGPDDSKKDKKDKKNKQENQDNPVEQNVKIYIKDVDHSISEVYKEETITEDKEYTITLTIAPNQTAEYKVLRDGDIVINKTVPYEEGE; translated from the coding sequence GTGTTAAATGGTCGCCTTTTAAATGAGCGCTACAAGATTAAAAATACAATTGGCGGCGGAGGAATGGCCAATGTATATTTAGCAAGAGATATCATTTTAGAACGTGATGTAGCGCTAAAGGTCCTCAGGCTGGAATATGCGAATGATGATGAATTTATCGCTCGTTTTGATCGGGAAGCTCAATCAGCGACAAGCTTATCCCACCCGAACATTGTTAACATTTTTGATGTGGGTGAAGAGGACCATATACTGTATATGGTCATGGAATATGTGGATGGGATGACATTAAAAGAATATATTCAAAAATATGGACCGATTAATGTCGATGAAGCTTTAGACATTATGAAACAAATTAGTTCGGCAATTGGTCATGCCCATGCAAATAATATTGTACATAGGGACATCAAACCCCAAAATATTTTAATAGATTCGTACGGACAGGTAAAGGTAACTGATTTTGGTATAGCAGTTGCTTTAAGTGCTACCGCATTAACACAAACAAATTCAATCCTCGGTTCTGTTCATTATTTGTCGCCCGAACAGGCTCGTGGTGGAATGGCTACCAAAAAATCAGATATTTATTCGCTTGGAATTGTATTATTCGAATTGTTGACAGCCCGACTGCCTTTTTCCGGACAATCGCCTGTTTCTATTGCATTGAAACATCTTCAAACGGATACTCCTTCTGTTAGAAGGTTTAATCAGGATGTTCCGCAAAGTGTTGAAAATATTGTATTAAAGGCCACGTCCAAGGATCCTTTTAATCGTTATGAAACGGTGTATGATATGGAAGATGCACTATCAACTGCGTTAGATCCAGATAAATTAAATGAAGCCAAGTTTGTTCCGCCCATGGGGGTGGGGGAGGAGACGAAGGCAATACCGATTATTACCGATAATCAGATCCATGATAACAACCAAAACACGATTGTTCATCAAACGAATGGTGCGACCAAGTCTTATGCAGGAGACAATAACGGGGAACCAACTGAAAAGAAAAAGCCGAAAAAGAAGAAGAAAAAAGATAAAAAGAAAAATAAAAAGAATGGTAAAAAGAAAAAAGTATTATGGATTACCATTATTTTGTTTATATTATTAGCTTCCGGCGTTGCAGCATTATTCATTGTGCCAAAGCTTCTGCAACCTGGTGACGTGGTGATTCCAGACGTTAAAGGGATGGAATACGAAAAGGCAGTAGACAAACTACAAAAATTAAATCTGAAAACGGACCGGGAAAAGGCTTTTTCAGATGATGTGGAAAAGGGCTATGTAATAAGTACCGATCCATCGACCGATAGTGAGGTAAAAGAAGAGTCAACAGTTACTCTAGTTGTCAGTGAGGGCAAAGAAACCGTAGCTTTTGATGATTATGTGGGTAGGGATTACAGTCAGATTAAAAAGCTTTTAGAGGATAAGGGGTTTGATGTAAAGGCATATGAAAAGACATCCGAGGCAACACCTGGGGAAATTGTATCACAAATCCAGCCATCCCCCGATTCTGAGGTAGTACCGAGTGAAACAACCGTAATTTTTGAAATCAGCAGTGGGCCTGAACTAATTACATTAAACAACCTGCAAGGCATGACACAGGATGAGGCAGTTGGGTATCTTGAGGAACAGGGTCTTGTTGCGAACATAATTGAGGAGTATTCGGAAAGTACTACGGAAGGGGAAGTAACACGACAGGAACCCGAATCAGGTGCAGAACTTGAAGAGGGAGAAACAGTAAATGTTTATGTTTCAAAAGGACCAGAGGAAAAACCGCCTGTCTCCCACACAGTGACATTTACTGTACCATACAATCCTGATTTGCCACCAGATGAGGGTAACAAGGGGCCGGATGATTCTAAAAAGGATAAGAAAGATAAAAAAAATAAACAAGAAAATCAAGATAATCCTGTTGAACAAAATGTAAAAATTTATATAAAAGATGTAGATCATTCGATTTCAGAGGTTTATAAAGAAGAAACAATCACTGAAGATAAGGAATATACCATTACATTAACTATTGCACCAAATCAAACTGCCGAGTATAAAGTACTGCGCGATGGTGATATAGTAATAAATAAAACAGTCCCGTATGAAGAAGGTGAATAA
- a CDS encoding Stp1/IreP family PP2C-type Ser/Thr phosphatase, with product MKGQFITDKGRVRNHNEDAGGLFLNQANQYLSVIADGMGGHQAGDVASQMATSIIEKEWPECHEINNPEDAEAWLKKIIHQVNVEIYKKSISQKECQGMGTTIVITICTEDFITVAHIGDSRCYLSNEDGFSQVTDDHSLVNELVRSGQITHEDAEHHPRKNVLLKALGTEEVIYPDIRTISWEQGNMILLCSDGLSNKVPDNELKEMLENDESLDSKAKGLIMLANERGGEDNISLVIVHHELQTRVGEPSC from the coding sequence ATGAAAGGGCAATTTATAACCGATAAAGGTCGTGTTAGAAATCACAACGAAGATGCCGGTGGATTATTTTTAAATCAAGCCAATCAATATCTGTCAGTGATTGCAGATGGGATGGGAGGGCATCAGGCAGGCGATGTAGCAAGTCAAATGGCAACTTCAATCATTGAAAAAGAATGGCCTGAATGTCATGAAATAAACAATCCCGAGGATGCGGAAGCATGGCTAAAAAAAATAATACACCAAGTAAACGTAGAAATTTACAAGAAATCCATTAGTCAAAAGGAATGCCAAGGAATGGGAACGACCATTGTAATAACTATATGCACAGAAGACTTTATTACTGTGGCACATATTGGTGACAGTAGATGTTATTTGAGCAATGAGGATGGTTTCAGTCAAGTTACAGACGACCATTCGTTGGTAAACGAACTTGTTAGATCTGGACAGATAACACATGAAGACGCCGAACATCACCCCAGAAAAAATGTATTATTAAAGGCTTTAGGAACTGAAGAAGTTATTTACCCGGATATTCGAACCATTTCCTGGGAACAAGGAAACATGATTTTACTTTGTTCAGATGGTTTATCGAATAAAGTTCCGGATAATGAATTAAAAGAAATGTTGGAAAATGATGAAAGTCTCGACTCCAAAGCTAAAGGGTTAATCATGTTAGCAAATGAACGTGGGGGCGAAGATAATATTTCGCTTGTGATTGTACATCATGAATTACAAACGAGAGTAGGTGAACCTTCGTGTTAA
- the rsmB gene encoding 16S rRNA (cytosine(967)-C(5))-methyltransferase RsmB, translating into MTSILRETVLDLLLRIDSDSGFSHLLIDHEIKSHRIPERDAGLLTEMVYGTLQRKLTLDYYLEPYLSTGKKIKPWVRMLLRMSVYQMAYLDKVPDHAIIHEAVEIAKQRGHRGIAALVNGVLRNIQRKGLTETSNIHEMSKRISIETSHPEWLVNRWIDMYGIETTKQMCEANLTRKGTSVRVQPMKISRDGAISRLQEQGFDVQESAFSAQGIVITKGNILKTDLFKEGYVTVQDQSSMLVGEILDLKSNMTVLDACSAPGGKVTHIAEKMNDTGKIYAYDLHVKKAKSIMDKAKNLDLTIIDAKQNDARKLQDVHKEGSFDRILIDAPCSGLGVIRGKPEIKYNKQATDIKKLAQIQFDILHEVAPLLKQNGRLMYTTCTVDKEENNRVVTRFLASHPEYTVDQAFFEELPDFLADSEGISDEGLQLFPYTFQTDGFFLTRFIKK; encoded by the coding sequence TTGACTAGTATATTGCGAGAGACGGTTCTGGACTTATTGCTACGCATCGACAGCGACAGTGGGTTCAGTCATCTGCTAATTGATCATGAAATTAAATCACATCGGATTCCGGAACGTGATGCTGGATTGTTGACGGAAATGGTTTATGGTACCTTGCAACGAAAACTGACGTTAGACTACTATCTTGAACCATACCTTAGTACAGGTAAAAAAATAAAGCCATGGGTTAGAATGTTACTTCGAATGTCTGTCTATCAAATGGCTTATCTAGATAAAGTGCCTGACCATGCCATTATTCACGAAGCTGTAGAAATCGCTAAGCAAAGAGGCCATAGAGGAATTGCAGCATTAGTTAATGGGGTATTACGAAATATTCAGCGCAAGGGGCTAACAGAAACTTCCAACATTCACGAGATGTCAAAAAGGATATCCATTGAAACCAGTCACCCAGAATGGCTTGTGAATCGTTGGATTGATATGTATGGTATAGAAACAACAAAGCAAATGTGTGAGGCTAATCTAACTCGAAAGGGAACCTCTGTACGTGTTCAGCCAATGAAAATTAGCAGAGATGGGGCAATAAGCAGATTGCAAGAACAAGGTTTTGATGTTCAGGAATCTGCATTCTCAGCACAAGGAATAGTAATAACCAAAGGGAATATTTTAAAGACTGATCTATTTAAAGAGGGATATGTTACTGTTCAGGATCAGAGTTCCATGCTTGTCGGTGAAATACTTGACCTTAAAAGTAATATGACGGTACTTGATGCATGCAGTGCTCCTGGTGGAAAAGTGACGCATATTGCTGAAAAAATGAATGATACAGGGAAAATTTATGCTTATGATTTACATGTGAAAAAAGCAAAGTCAATTATGGATAAGGCTAAAAACCTGGACTTAACGATTATTGACGCAAAGCAAAACGATGCACGTAAATTACAGGATGTACATAAAGAAGGAAGCTTTGATCGCATTTTAATTGATGCCCCATGTTCAGGTCTAGGTGTCATACGGGGCAAGCCAGAAATTAAGTATAATAAACAAGCAACGGATATTAAGAAGTTAGCACAAATTCAATTTGATATTCTCCATGAAGTTGCACCATTATTAAAGCAAAATGGCCGGTTAATGTATACAACGTGTACGGTTGATAAAGAGGAGAATAATCGGGTCGTAACAAGGTTCTTGGCTAGTCATCCGGAGTATACAGTAGATCAGGCGTTTTTTGAGGAATTACCTGATTTTCTTGCAGATAGTGAAGGTATCTCAGATGAAGGGTTACAATTATTTCCATATACATTTCAGACGGACGGTTTTTTTCTTACCCGATTCATTAAAAAATAA
- the fmt gene encoding methionyl-tRNA formyltransferase yields MKKIVFMGTPDFSVPILRSLVEDGYNIALVVTQPDRPKGRKKIMTPPPVKLEAINHNIPVFQPEKLADNYQEIIDLQPDIIVTAAYGQLLPKPLLTKPEFGCINVHASLLPELRGGAPIHHAILQGKTDTGITIMYMVEKLDAGDILTQEKVAITDNDNVGTMHDKLAKTGADLLLNTLPRLFRNEIIPVQQDHEKSTFASNIKREQEIINWNRSNKEIYNQIRGLYPWPVAFTFYQGKPMKIWSAELDNNEYNGVPGEIVDSINKESLVVVCGNKQAVKLTEIQVAGKKRMTVKAFLLGSPDRLQVGTKLGGTLD; encoded by the coding sequence ATGAAAAAAATTGTATTTATGGGAACACCCGACTTTTCTGTGCCGATTTTACGCTCTCTTGTTGAGGATGGCTATAATATCGCATTAGTCGTTACACAACCAGACCGTCCTAAAGGAAGAAAAAAAATTATGACGCCTCCACCAGTTAAGTTGGAAGCAATCAACCATAACATTCCGGTTTTTCAACCGGAAAAATTGGCAGATAACTACCAGGAAATTATAGATTTACAGCCAGATATAATCGTAACAGCCGCCTATGGTCAACTGTTGCCTAAACCGTTATTAACAAAACCAGAATTCGGTTGTATAAATGTGCACGCTTCCTTATTGCCTGAACTGCGCGGCGGGGCGCCAATCCACCATGCGATTTTGCAAGGTAAAACAGATACGGGAATAACGATTATGTATATGGTGGAAAAACTTGATGCAGGAGATATTTTAACACAAGAAAAAGTTGCAATAACAGACAATGATAATGTTGGAACAATGCACGATAAACTAGCAAAAACGGGGGCGGATTTACTTCTTAATACATTGCCAAGGCTGTTCAGAAATGAAATCATCCCTGTTCAGCAGGATCATGAGAAATCTACCTTTGCAAGCAACATAAAACGAGAACAGGAGATTATAAATTGGAATCGAAGCAACAAAGAAATCTACAACCAAATACGGGGACTTTATCCATGGCCAGTTGCTTTCACATTCTACCAAGGCAAACCAATGAAAATCTGGTCGGCAGAATTGGATAATAATGAATATAACGGAGTTCCTGGTGAAATAGTAGATAGTATAAATAAAGAGTCCCTAGTAGTTGTATGTGGAAATAAACAGGCAGTGAAACTGACAGAAATACAAGTGGCCGGAAAAAAAAGGATGACGGTGAAGGCTTTTCTGCTAGGCTCACCAGATCGATTACAAGTTGGAACAAAATTGGGTGGTACACTTGACTAG
- the priA gene encoding primosomal protein N', with the protein MSVAKVIVDVPAKQINQTFDYSIPSKLEHVITPGMRVTVPFGPRKVMGFVLQIVPESSFAKLKSITDVLDLTPVLTDELLKLGQWLAEETISLYITAYQVMLPQALKSQYKKELVRLTDGELTPDLESLFAGRDVVTYEEFTQSMIPYHQLLKAIHRGDIQVDYLVKSRITKKTETMIKPAIANHLLEEAYLDMPKQAKKQRELLTYFIQNPEAIKKKQLMSKVNTSASTVKTLLQKGLLTSNKLEVYRNPYNDNAIQRTASLPLTIQQEQAIIPIKQAIAEKIHDVFLLHGVTGSGKTEIYLQAIEDVIKEGKEAIVLVPEISLTPQMVHRFKGRFGSDVAVMHSALSSGEKYDEWRKIYRKEVKVVVGARSAIFAPFENLGIIIIDEEHETSYKQEDQPRYHARDVAIERGKNHQCPVILGSATPTLESYARANKDVYKLATLSKRTNEKDMPEVEIVDMRNELHQGNRTMFSRKLKEKIEACLQKKEQVVLMLNRRGYSTFVMCRDCGHVKECPHCDIALTYHKNSNRLKCHYCSYEEPMPTVCPECSSDLIRYFGTGTQRVEEALTQLIPEASIIRMDVDTTRRKGAHEKLLNKFGRGEADILLGTQMIAKGLDFENVTLVGVLTADSMLHLPDFRSSEKTFQLLTQVSGRAGRHELPGEVIVQTYTPDHYSIELASTYNFTDFYLKEMAMRKTFHYPPYVFLALITVSHPNQVKVVQTTQKIVQSLLASVKEDTIILGPTPSPMARIKDRYRYQCMVKYKNEPNLRNIIRNIVNQFDDDIQKDDLLIAVDMQPYQMM; encoded by the coding sequence GTGAGTGTAGCTAAGGTAATCGTGGATGTTCCAGCAAAACAAATTAATCAAACCTTTGATTATTCAATTCCAAGTAAATTAGAACATGTAATTACCCCGGGAATGAGAGTAACGGTGCCTTTTGGTCCCCGAAAAGTTATGGGTTTCGTTTTGCAAATTGTGCCGGAATCATCATTTGCTAAGTTAAAGTCTATCACGGATGTACTTGATTTAACCCCAGTCCTCACTGATGAACTACTGAAATTAGGCCAATGGCTAGCGGAGGAGACAATAAGCCTGTATATTACAGCTTATCAGGTAATGCTACCTCAGGCTTTAAAATCACAATATAAAAAGGAACTCGTACGACTGACTGATGGGGAACTGACACCCGATTTGGAGTCACTCTTCGCTGGACGTGATGTTGTTACGTATGAAGAATTTACACAATCTATGATTCCATATCATCAGCTTTTAAAAGCGATTCATCGTGGAGATATTCAAGTAGATTATTTGGTGAAATCCAGAATCACAAAAAAAACTGAAACGATGATTAAGCCGGCAATTGCTAATCATTTGCTCGAAGAAGCCTATCTCGATATGCCAAAGCAAGCAAAAAAACAGCGGGAATTACTGACTTATTTTATTCAAAACCCTGAAGCAATTAAAAAGAAACAATTGATGTCTAAAGTAAATACAAGTGCATCCACTGTTAAAACATTATTGCAGAAGGGTCTATTGACCTCTAATAAATTAGAAGTGTACCGAAATCCATATAATGATAACGCGATTCAGCGTACTGCATCATTACCGTTAACTATCCAGCAGGAGCAGGCTATTATACCAATTAAGCAAGCAATTGCTGAAAAGATCCATGATGTATTTTTACTGCATGGTGTTACAGGCAGCGGAAAAACGGAAATTTATCTTCAGGCTATTGAAGATGTGATTAAAGAGGGGAAAGAAGCGATTGTACTTGTTCCAGAAATATCGCTTACGCCACAAATGGTTCATCGGTTTAAAGGCAGATTTGGCAGCGATGTAGCTGTTATGCACAGTGCATTATCCAGCGGGGAAAAATATGATGAATGGCGTAAGATTTACCGGAAAGAGGTTAAGGTGGTAGTTGGGGCAAGATCGGCGATATTTGCTCCATTCGAAAATCTTGGGATTATTATTATTGACGAGGAACATGAAACAAGTTACAAGCAGGAGGATCAACCAAGATACCATGCACGAGATGTAGCGATTGAAAGAGGCAAAAATCATCAATGTCCAGTAATCTTAGGAAGTGCCACTCCGACACTTGAAAGTTACGCCAGGGCCAATAAAGATGTTTACAAATTGGCGACATTAAGTAAGCGGACAAATGAAAAGGATATGCCGGAAGTCGAAATTGTGGATATGCGAAATGAGCTGCATCAGGGTAACAGAACCATGTTTTCCAGGAAATTAAAAGAAAAGATAGAAGCATGCCTGCAAAAGAAAGAACAGGTAGTGCTGATGTTAAACAGACGTGGTTATTCAACATTTGTAATGTGCCGGGATTGTGGCCACGTGAAGGAGTGTCCTCATTGTGATATTGCACTCACTTATCATAAAAATTCTAATCGGCTGAAGTGCCATTATTGTTCTTATGAAGAGCCTATGCCAACGGTATGTCCTGAATGTTCCAGTGATTTGATCCGCTATTTTGGAACAGGTACACAACGGGTAGAAGAGGCATTAACACAGTTAATTCCGGAAGCAAGTATTATTCGTATGGATGTTGATACAACAAGAAGAAAAGGTGCCCACGAAAAACTGTTAAATAAATTTGGAAGAGGGGAAGCAGATATACTATTAGGGACACAAATGATTGCCAAGGGGTTAGACTTTGAGAATGTAACGTTGGTTGGTGTATTAACTGCGGATTCTATGTTGCATTTACCCGACTTTCGTTCATCAGAAAAAACCTTCCAGTTGCTAACCCAGGTTAGTGGACGAGCAGGCCGACATGAACTACCTGGAGAGGTAATTGTACAAACATACACGCCAGATCATTATAGTATCGAGCTTGCAAGTACGTACAATTTCACTGATTTTTATTTAAAGGAAATGGCAATGCGGAAAACATTCCACTACCCGCCATACGTTTTTCTTGCATTGATCACTGTTTCCCATCCTAATCAGGTGAAGGTAGTACAAACAACCCAAAAAATTGTTCAGTCTTTATTAGCTTCAGTAAAGGAAGATACCATTATTTTAGGACCGACACCATCACCTATGGCACGAATCAAAGATAGGTATCGTTACCAGTGTATGGTAAAATACAAAAATGAACCCAATTTACGCAACATAATACGAAATATTGTAAATCAATTTGATGATGATATACAAAAGGATGACTTATTAATAGCGGTGGATATGCAACCATATCAAATGATGTAG
- the coaBC gene encoding bifunctional phosphopantothenoylcysteine decarboxylase/phosphopantothenate--cysteine ligase CoaBC → MIENKNVLLGVSGGIAAYKACALTSKLTQAGASVRVMMTQNAQKFVSPLTFQALSRNPVYTDTFDEKNPQKIAHIDVADWAEIAIVAPATANTIGKLANGIADDMLSTTLLATQADVYIAPAMNVHMYGNPAVIKNMKQLEEWNYHFIEPGAGFLACGYVGKGRLEEPESIIETVSLHQEQTGIKGNLDGKKVLISAGPTQEKIDPVRFFTNRSTGKMGFALAEAAAELGADVTLVAGPVSLETTLSSIKRIDVITAEEMYQAMHNHFSFNDIVIKAAAVADYRPKHTYVEKMKKQPGEWNVEMERTQDILQTLGEEKDQQFLVGFAAETANPLEYGLKKLAKKKLNAIIINNVSAHGAGFGADTNIATYVNTSGQPEEISLTSKRDMAFQVFAKIDRDMKDEKL, encoded by the coding sequence ATGATTGAAAATAAAAATGTTCTATTAGGCGTCTCTGGGGGCATTGCTGCATACAAAGCCTGTGCATTAACTAGTAAGCTAACTCAGGCGGGAGCCAGCGTTCGTGTAATGATGACGCAAAATGCCCAAAAATTTGTTTCTCCACTAACATTTCAGGCTTTATCAAGAAATCCTGTATATACAGATACCTTCGATGAAAAGAATCCCCAGAAAATAGCACACATTGATGTAGCGGACTGGGCTGAAATTGCTATTGTCGCCCCTGCAACTGCCAATACAATAGGAAAGCTGGCAAATGGTATAGCGGACGATATGTTATCGACAACATTATTAGCTACCCAAGCAGATGTTTATATAGCCCCGGCAATGAATGTTCATATGTACGGCAATCCCGCAGTAATTAAAAATATGAAGCAACTAGAGGAATGGAATTATCATTTTATTGAACCCGGTGCAGGATTTTTGGCGTGTGGCTATGTTGGTAAGGGACGACTGGAAGAGCCGGAATCTATTATTGAAACAGTTAGTCTTCATCAAGAACAAACTGGGATAAAGGGCAACCTTGACGGGAAAAAGGTGCTGATTTCCGCTGGACCAACTCAGGAAAAGATTGATCCTGTACGTTTCTTTACAAACCGTTCGACAGGGAAAATGGGCTTTGCACTGGCGGAAGCTGCAGCCGAATTAGGGGCTGATGTGACGTTGGTTGCGGGTCCAGTAAGTCTTGAGACCACCCTTTCCTCAATAAAGCGAATTGACGTCATTACCGCAGAGGAAATGTATCAAGCGATGCATAATCATTTTTCGTTCAACGATATCGTTATAAAAGCGGCTGCTGTTGCCGATTATCGCCCCAAACACACATATGTTGAAAAAATGAAAAAACAGCCAGGAGAATGGAATGTTGAAATGGAAAGAACACAGGATATTTTGCAGACATTGGGAGAAGAAAAAGACCAGCAGTTCTTAGTTGGATTTGCTGCTGAAACTGCCAATCCATTAGAATATGGTCTGAAAAAGCTGGCAAAGAAAAAACTGAACGCAATTATTATTAATAATGTTTCAGCACATGGCGCTGGTTTTGGTGCTGACACAAATATAGCAACGTATGTAAATACATCTGGTCAGCCGGAAGAAATTTCATTGACCTCAAAAAGAGATATGGCATTTCAAGTTTTTGCCAAAATTGACCGTGATATGAAGGATGAAAAATTGTGA
- the rpoZ gene encoding DNA-directed RNA polymerase subunit omega, producing MMLEPSIDKLQDKINSKYTLVTLSARRARQMLDTNSVLIEDPKSYKPVGMALEEVLADKLYVTEK from the coding sequence ATGATGCTTGAACCGTCAATCGATAAGCTGCAGGACAAAATTAATTCAAAATACACACTGGTAACGCTATCTGCAAGGCGTGCAAGACAAATGCTTGATACAAATTCGGTGTTAATTGAAGATCCAAAGTCATATAAGCCTGTAGGTATGGCCTTAGAAGAAGTACTTGCTGACAAATTGTATGTTACAGAGAAGTAA
- the gmk gene encoding guanylate kinase → MIDQKGILFILSGPSGVGKGTVRKELFDQDTDLKYSISMTTRDMRPGERDGIDYFYKTNEEFERLIKQNQLLEYAKYVNNYYGTPRAYVEETLAEGHDVFLEIEVQGALQVRENFPEGVFIFLFPPSLDELKTRIVNRGTETQELVLNRLREARKEIEMMDAYDYVVVNDRVEHAVEKVKSIIQSEHCKRERIEKQYKQLLEDENL, encoded by the coding sequence TTGATTGATCAGAAAGGGATATTATTTATTCTTTCCGGTCCGTCTGGAGTTGGAAAAGGGACGGTTCGAAAAGAACTTTTTGACCAGGATACCGATTTGAAATATTCGATATCTATGACAACAAGGGATATGCGGCCAGGTGAAAGAGATGGAATTGATTATTTTTATAAAACAAACGAAGAATTTGAAAGATTAATTAAGCAAAATCAACTGTTAGAATATGCGAAATATGTTAATAATTACTATGGAACGCCACGCGCATATGTAGAAGAAACGTTGGCGGAAGGTCACGATGTTTTTCTTGAAATTGAAGTGCAGGGGGCATTACAGGTTCGGGAAAACTTTCCGGAAGGTGTTTTTATATTTCTGTTCCCACCTAGCTTGGATGAACTTAAAACACGAATTGTAAATCGTGGTACAGAGACACAGGAGCTTGTTTTAAACCGTCTTCGTGAAGCAAGAAAAGAAATTGAAATGATGGATGCCTATGATTATGTGGTCGTTAATGATCGAGTTGAACATGCCGTAGAAAAAGTAAAGTCTATTATTCAAAGTGAACATTGCAAGCGCGAACGAATCGAAAAACAATACAAACAACTATTGGAGGATGAAAACTTATGA
- the remA gene encoding extracellular matrix/biofilm regulator RemA — MSLKLINIGFGNVVSANRIISIVSPESAPIKRIITVARENNKLVDATYGRRTRAVIITDSDHVVLSAVQPETVGQRVLSHEEVSDE; from the coding sequence TTGAGTTTGAAATTAATAAATATTGGATTTGGCAATGTAGTTTCTGCAAATCGAATTATTTCGATTGTATCACCAGAATCTGCACCAATTAAACGGATTATTACCGTTGCAAGGGAAAATAATAAATTAGTTGATGCAACTTATGGAAGACGCACGAGGGCTGTAATAATTACAGACAGTGACCATGTTGTATTGTCTGCTGTGCAACCGGAAACAGTTGGCCAGCGTGTATTAAGTCATGAAGAGGTTTCAGACGAATAA